Proteins co-encoded in one Bacillus paramycoides genomic window:
- a CDS encoding ABC transporter ATP-binding protein produces MATLAVDAVSVGYNEGLIIDGLTVEIPEGKITTIIGPNGCGKSTLLKTASRILKAKKGTVYLDGKAIEKQPTKEIAKKMAILPQTAEVPTGLTVFELVSYGRFPHQKGFGTLKEEDYRYIHWALEVTGMTEFANRPAEALSGGQRQRVWIAMALAQGTELLVLDEPTTYLDMAHQLEVLNLLKKLNEEEGRTIVMVIHDLNHASRFSDHMIALKAGKLMKQGTPDEVMTSETLRSVFEIEAQIVPCPVNCKPICLTYDLAMISNQLRKKA; encoded by the coding sequence ATGGCAACTTTAGCAGTTGATGCGGTATCTGTTGGCTATAATGAAGGGTTAATTATTGATGGATTAACAGTTGAAATTCCGGAAGGGAAAATTACAACAATTATTGGACCAAATGGTTGTGGGAAGTCCACATTATTAAAAACGGCTTCTCGTATTTTGAAGGCGAAAAAGGGTACTGTTTATCTTGACGGAAAAGCAATTGAGAAACAGCCAACGAAAGAAATCGCAAAGAAAATGGCAATTTTACCACAGACTGCAGAAGTGCCAACTGGCCTTACTGTGTTTGAACTCGTTTCATATGGACGCTTTCCTCATCAAAAAGGGTTTGGAACATTGAAAGAAGAGGATTATCGCTACATTCATTGGGCACTTGAAGTGACGGGAATGACAGAATTCGCAAATCGTCCAGCAGAGGCGTTATCAGGCGGGCAACGTCAACGCGTATGGATTGCGATGGCTCTTGCACAAGGGACAGAATTACTCGTATTAGATGAACCGACAACGTACTTAGATATGGCTCATCAATTAGAAGTATTAAACTTATTGAAAAAATTAAACGAAGAAGAAGGTAGAACGATTGTTATGGTTATCCATGACTTAAACCATGCTTCTCGTTTCTCAGATCATATGATTGCATTAAAAGCAGGTAAGTTAATGAAGCAAGGAACGCCAGACGAAGTGATGACGAGTGAAACACTTCGCAGTGTATTTGAGATTGAAGCTCAAATCGTTCCGTGTCCAGTAAACTGTAAACCAATTTGTTTAACATATGATTTAGCGATGATTAGTAATCAATTGCGTAAAAAAGCATAA
- a CDS encoding ABC transporter substrate-binding protein, translating into MKNFKMALLAMVLVVTSVLFAACSNKEEKKADAKTEERTVQHAKGEIKIPANPKKIADLSGSTEELLIFGMKPIITANTSQEKIDAHIEKKLKDVKPVGSAWGDKINIEAVAAAKPDLILVNNRQEKIYDQLSKIAPTVMLKTPLDQWRPKFEEVGQIFGKEKETKEWFKQYDEKASKLHDKIVAKTGDAKFMKMAAYPNAFRVYGDYGYGSVIFNDLKLPAVKGTPTDKPLVQVQKEALIDYNPDYLFVFTTGDGSQRLKEFQEESIWKNMNAVKNNHVFTIKNEDLNKGYFPLGKEMILDEVAEFVLGK; encoded by the coding sequence ATGAAGAATTTTAAAATGGCGTTATTAGCAATGGTACTAGTCGTTACTTCTGTACTATTTGCAGCTTGTTCTAACAAAGAAGAGAAGAAAGCAGATGCGAAGACTGAAGAGCGCACTGTACAACATGCAAAAGGGGAAATTAAAATCCCTGCAAATCCAAAGAAAATTGCTGACCTTAGTGGTTCAACAGAAGAATTATTAATCTTTGGTATGAAACCAATCATTACTGCTAATACATCTCAAGAAAAAATTGATGCACATATTGAAAAGAAATTAAAAGACGTAAAACCAGTTGGTTCTGCTTGGGGCGATAAAATTAACATCGAAGCAGTAGCTGCTGCAAAACCAGACTTAATTCTTGTAAACAATCGTCAAGAAAAGATTTATGATCAATTATCTAAAATTGCACCAACAGTTATGTTAAAAACTCCATTAGACCAATGGCGTCCGAAATTCGAAGAAGTAGGTCAAATCTTCGGTAAAGAGAAAGAAACAAAAGAATGGTTCAAACAGTATGATGAAAAAGCAAGCAAATTACATGATAAAATCGTAGCGAAAACTGGCGATGCTAAATTTATGAAAATGGCTGCATATCCAAACGCTTTCCGCGTATACGGTGACTACGGTTACGGTAGCGTAATCTTTAACGATTTAAAATTACCAGCAGTTAAAGGTACACCAACTGATAAACCTTTAGTACAAGTACAAAAAGAAGCTTTAATTGATTACAATCCAGATTACTTATTCGTATTTACAACTGGTGACGGTTCTCAGCGTCTAAAAGAATTCCAAGAAGAATCAATTTGGAAAAATATGAACGCTGTTAAAAATAACCACGTATTTACAATTAAAAACGAAGACTTAAACAAAGGATACTTTCCTCTAGGTAAAGAAATGATCTTAGATGAAGTTGCTGAATTCGTTTTAGGTAAATAA
- a CDS encoding 2-hydroxymuconate tautomerase: MPYVTVKMLEGRTEEQKKALAEKVTAAVSETTGAPEENIVVFIEEMSKNHYAVGGKRLSDK; encoded by the coding sequence ATGCCATACGTAACAGTGAAAATGCTAGAAGGACGCACAGAGGAACAAAAGAAAGCTCTTGCTGAGAAAGTAACAGCAGCAGTAAGCGAAACAACTGGTGCTCCTGAAGAAAACATCGTTGTTTTCATCGAAGAAATGTCTAAAAACCATTATGCAGTTGGCGGAAAACGCTTAAGTGACAAATAA
- a CDS encoding site-2 protease family protein → MDQLFRYPLHQIPLVAMAIIIALSVHEFAHAYVAYKFGDDTAKRQGRLTLSPMAHLDPIGMIAVLILGFGWARPVPVNPYNFKRPRLAGILVSIAGPISNLILSAMGLIIWYSLLKFGVLYSIPSAVADTLAQFFQIFIMLNIVLLVFNLLPIPPLDGYRVVEDLAPTNIRAKMTQYEKYGAIALLILVITPLSNYTIQPIFNVVIPYVLIFLQNIIAPIFGL, encoded by the coding sequence ATGGATCAGTTATTTAGATACCCGTTGCACCAAATTCCTTTGGTAGCAATGGCCATTATTATCGCATTATCAGTGCATGAATTTGCGCATGCATATGTAGCATATAAATTTGGAGACGATACAGCAAAGAGACAAGGCCGTTTGACTTTATCACCGATGGCACACTTAGATCCTATTGGGATGATTGCAGTGTTAATTCTTGGTTTTGGTTGGGCAAGACCAGTACCAGTTAATCCGTATAATTTTAAAAGACCGCGCCTTGCAGGAATATTAGTTTCTATTGCGGGACCGATTAGTAACCTAATTTTAAGCGCAATGGGTTTAATTATTTGGTATAGCTTATTAAAATTTGGTGTACTATACTCAATTCCATCTGCAGTAGCAGATACGTTAGCTCAATTTTTCCAGATTTTTATTATGTTGAATATCGTTTTACTTGTCTTTAACTTATTGCCAATCCCACCACTTGATGGATATCGCGTAGTGGAGGATCTAGCACCAACAAATATTCGTGCGAAAATGACACAGTATGAAAAGTATGGAGCGATAGCGTTATTAATTCTTGTTATTACACCGCTTAGCAATTACACAATCCAGCCTATTTTTAATGTTGTTATTCCATATGTATTAATATTTTTACAGAATATCATTGCGCCTATTTTCGGCCTTTAA
- a CDS encoding HD domain-containing protein, with product MVYLNDKLSETKVFKDPVHKYVHVRDRVIWDLIGTKEFQRLRRIKQLGTTFFTFHGAEHSRFTHSLGVYEIIRRMIDDVFDGRPNWNAEDRLLCLCAALLHDVGHGPFSHSFEKVFSLDHEKFTQKIIVGDTEINRVLSRVDKDFPQKVADVIAKTSTNKLAISMISSQIDADRMDYLLRDAYFTGVKYGNFDMERILRVMRPYGNQVVIKNSGMHAVEHYIMSRYQMYWQVYFHPVTRSAEVILTKILHRAKSLHEKYYTFKNHPVHFYSLFEEEVTVEDYLKLDENVMYYYFQVWQDEEDPILSDLCRRFMNRNLFKYVEFTDKHGLDNWMELSSLFKKIGLDPEYYLVVDSTSDLPYDFYRAGEEEERLPILLLMPNGELRELSRESDIVEAITGKKRRDQKLFYPHDLIYEDGRKGKYKERIIELLEGKK from the coding sequence GTGGTATATTTAAACGACAAACTCAGCGAAACAAAAGTGTTTAAAGACCCGGTACATAAATATGTGCACGTGCGTGATCGTGTTATTTGGGATTTAATCGGAACGAAAGAATTTCAACGCTTGCGCCGTATTAAACAGCTTGGAACGACATTTTTTACATTTCACGGTGCAGAGCATAGTCGCTTTACTCATTCGTTAGGTGTATATGAAATTATTCGTCGTATGATTGATGATGTGTTTGATGGCAGACCAAACTGGAATGCTGAAGATAGATTGTTATGTTTATGTGCGGCATTACTTCATGATGTCGGTCACGGCCCGTTTTCTCATTCGTTTGAAAAAGTATTTTCATTAGATCATGAGAAATTTACGCAAAAGATTATCGTTGGAGATACGGAAATTAATCGCGTATTAAGTCGTGTGGATAAAGATTTCCCCCAAAAGGTAGCCGATGTAATTGCGAAAACATCTACTAATAAATTAGCGATTAGCATGATTTCCAGTCAAATTGATGCAGATCGCATGGATTATTTATTAAGAGATGCGTATTTCACTGGCGTAAAGTATGGAAACTTTGATATGGAACGTATACTGCGTGTCATGCGTCCGTACGGGAATCAAGTAGTCATTAAAAATAGTGGTATGCATGCTGTTGAGCATTATATTATGAGTCGTTATCAAATGTATTGGCAAGTATATTTCCATCCGGTAACGCGCAGTGCTGAAGTTATTTTAACGAAGATTTTACACCGTGCAAAATCATTGCATGAGAAGTATTATACATTTAAAAATCATCCTGTTCATTTCTATTCTTTATTTGAAGAAGAAGTGACAGTAGAGGATTATTTAAAGTTAGACGAGAACGTTATGTATTACTACTTCCAAGTATGGCAGGATGAAGAAGATCCAATTTTAAGTGATTTATGCCGTCGTTTTATGAATCGAAACTTATTTAAATATGTAGAGTTTACAGATAAGCACGGTTTAGATAATTGGATGGAATTAAGTAGCTTATTTAAAAAGATTGGACTTGATCCAGAATACTATTTAGTAGTTGATTCAACATCAGATTTACCGTACGACTTTTACCGTGCTGGTGAAGAAGAGGAACGTCTGCCGATCTTACTTCTTATGCCGAATGGAGAACTTAGGGAGCTATCACGTGAATCGGATATTGTTGAGGCAATTACTGGTAAGAAGAGAAGAGATCAAAAATTATTCTATCCGCATGATTTAATCTATGAAGATGGAAGAAAAGGAAAATATAAAGAGAGAATCATCGAGTTACTAGAAGGAAAAAAATAA